A region from the Variovorax sp. RKNM96 genome encodes:
- a CDS encoding glutathione S-transferase codes for MPYQLHYWPTIQGRGEFVRLALEAAGADYVDVARLPESKGGGESALGERLGDPNNARAAFAPPFLVDGDIVVGQTAAILLYLGPRLGLSGVGESDGLWTHQLQLTIADAVAEAHDTHHPISTGAYYEDQRDAAMQRARSFREERIPKFLNWFEQVLQRNPAGDLHLVGDMLTYADLSLFQLVDGLHYAFPKATARALARTPAVEKLHGNVKRRQRVHDYLQSPRRIAFNEDGIFRRYAELDG; via the coding sequence ATGCCTTACCAACTCCATTACTGGCCCACGATCCAGGGCCGCGGTGAATTCGTGCGGCTCGCGCTCGAGGCAGCGGGTGCCGACTACGTCGACGTGGCGCGGTTGCCCGAATCCAAAGGCGGCGGCGAGTCGGCACTGGGCGAGCGGCTCGGCGATCCCAACAACGCCCGCGCCGCCTTTGCGCCGCCCTTTCTGGTCGACGGCGACATCGTGGTCGGCCAGACCGCCGCGATCCTGTTGTACCTCGGGCCGCGGCTGGGGCTCTCGGGCGTCGGCGAATCCGACGGACTTTGGACCCATCAGCTGCAGCTCACCATCGCCGACGCGGTGGCCGAGGCGCACGACACGCACCATCCGATCTCGACCGGCGCCTATTACGAAGACCAGCGCGATGCAGCCATGCAGCGCGCGCGGTCCTTCCGCGAAGAGCGCATTCCCAAGTTCCTGAACTGGTTCGAGCAGGTGCTCCAGCGCAACCCCGCTGGCGACCTGCACCTGGTCGGCGACATGCTGACCTATGCCGATCTCTCGCTGTTCCAGCTGGTCGACGGCTTGCATTACGCATTCCCGAAAGCCACCGCACGCGCGCTGGCCCGCACGCCGGCCGTCGAGAAATTGCATGGCAACGTCAAGCGCCGCCAGCGCGTGCACGACTACCTGCAGAGCCCGCGCCGCATCGCGTTCAACGAGGACGGGATCTTCAGGCGCTATGCGGAGCTGGACGGTTAG